The following are encoded together in the Triticum dicoccoides isolate Atlit2015 ecotype Zavitan chromosome 6B, WEW_v2.0, whole genome shotgun sequence genome:
- the LOC119326569 gene encoding FCS-Like Zinc finger 3-like, translated as MAGLSVLLETHESNSIKAKIISKATLHSPKTSSPPWSPAARPTASTSSFLQRCLLCHKDLAENNDIYMYRGDKAFCSVECRCRQIFIDEDAGSSFCAKGASTAAVRSGRRATASGGGVSFAY; from the exons ATGGCTGGCCTGAGCGTTCTGCTAGAGACCCACGAGAGCAACTCCATCAAGGCCAAGATCATCAGCAAGGCCACCCTCCATAGCCCCAAGACCTCCTCACCCCCTTGGTCGCCGGCAGCGAGGCCCACCGCAAGCACGAGTTCCTTCTTGCAGCGCTGCTTGCTGTGCCACAAGGATCTAGCCGAGAACAATGACATCTACATGTACAG AGGTGACAAGGCGTTCTGCAGCGTGGAGTGCCGGTGCAGGCAGATCTTCATCGACGAGGACGCCGGCAGCAGCTTCTGCGCAAAgggcgcctccaccgccgccgtgcGGTCCGGCCGCCGTGCCACTGCCTCCGGCGGCGGCGTCAGCTTCGCGTACTGA